A window of the Nibribacter ruber genome harbors these coding sequences:
- a CDS encoding mannose-1-phosphate guanylyltransferase produces the protein MNANTYVVIMAGGIGSRFWPFSRINHPKQFHDVLGIGESLLQSTVKRFEGICPPEHIYVVTNKEYASLVKEHLPNLAEEQLLLEPIGRNTAPCIAYATYKILAKDPNANIVVSPADHVILREESFKKCINQALEATKNRDILVTLGIKPTRPDTGYGYIQFLDNDHQDDLKKVKTFTEKPSLEIAQMFIDSGEFVWNSGIFIWNVKAIVQAFEEHLGELADTFEEGRAVLNTDKEEAFINRAYSHSRNISIDYGIMEKADNVFVIEGDFGWSDLGSWNSLYSVTDKTSEGNVVDGNILLYDVNNCIIKTPKDQLVVVQGLTDYIIAEHDNVLMICRREDEQKVKDFVSDAKSQKGNQYI, from the coding sequence ATGAACGCGAATACCTACGTGGTGATCATGGCCGGCGGCATTGGCAGCCGTTTTTGGCCGTTTAGCCGCATCAATCACCCTAAGCAGTTCCATGACGTGCTGGGCATTGGCGAAAGCCTGTTGCAGTCAACCGTTAAGCGGTTTGAAGGCATCTGCCCGCCAGAGCACATCTATGTGGTGACCAATAAAGAGTACGCATCGCTGGTAAAAGAGCATTTGCCCAATTTGGCAGAGGAGCAGTTGCTGCTAGAGCCCATTGGCCGCAACACGGCGCCATGCATTGCCTATGCCACCTATAAGATTCTGGCCAAAGACCCCAACGCCAATATTGTGGTGAGCCCGGCAGACCATGTGATCCTGCGCGAGGAGTCTTTCAAGAAATGCATCAATCAAGCGCTGGAAGCCACCAAAAACCGAGACATTCTGGTAACGCTGGGCATCAAACCCACTCGTCCTGACACCGGCTACGGCTACATTCAGTTCCTTGACAATGACCACCAGGATGACCTCAAAAAGGTAAAAACCTTTACCGAGAAGCCCTCCCTGGAGATTGCCCAGATGTTTATTGACAGCGGCGAGTTTGTCTGGAACTCTGGTATCTTCATCTGGAACGTAAAGGCCATTGTACAGGCTTTTGAAGAGCATTTAGGTGAACTAGCCGACACCTTTGAAGAAGGACGCGCCGTGTTGAACACAGACAAGGAAGAAGCTTTCATCAATAGAGCTTATTCCCATTCGCGCAACATCTCCATTGACTACGGTATCATGGAGAAGGCCGACAACGTGTTTGTGATTGAAGGCGATTTTGGCTGGTCAGACCTGGGCAGTTGGAATTCACTCTACAGCGTGACAGACAAAACCTCTGAGGGTAACGTGGTAGACGGCAATATTCTGCTATATGACGTGAACAACTGCATCATCAAAACACCCAAAGACCAACTGGTGGTAGTGCAGGGCCTCACAGATTATATCATTGCCGAACATGACAACGTGCTCATGATCTGCCGCCGCGAGGACGAGCAGAAGGTGAAGGACTTTGTCTCTGATGCCAAGTCTCAAAAAGGCAACCAATACATCTAA
- a CDS encoding KpsF/GutQ family sugar-phosphate isomerase produces the protein MNITKNIKNIAKNVLQQEAAAVLKLADYINDEFEACVQAILAIKGRVVVTGIGKSANIATKIVATLNSTGTPALFMHAADAIHGDLGMIQSEDFVICLSKSGNTPEIKVLVPLLKRKGAQLAALVSNIDSYLAQQADFVLNATIEKEACPNNLAPTTSTTAHLALADALAVCLLEARNFSSEDFGALHPGGSLGKRLYLKVDDLVLLNAAPKVLVDAALKEIIIEISSKRLGATAVVDAQGELVGIITDGDLRRMLSNHEDLKGIHAQDIMTPSPLTIDVDAYAAEALTIMQQKNITQLIVTKSGTFVGFVHLHDLLKEGLI, from the coding sequence TTGAATATCACGAAAAATATCAAAAACATCGCAAAAAATGTCCTGCAACAAGAAGCGGCTGCGGTGTTAAAATTGGCAGACTATATTAATGATGAGTTTGAAGCCTGTGTGCAGGCTATTTTGGCCATTAAAGGCCGGGTAGTGGTCACTGGAATAGGGAAAAGCGCCAACATTGCCACCAAAATTGTGGCCACCCTCAACTCCACCGGAACGCCTGCGCTGTTTATGCACGCGGCAGACGCCATTCACGGTGACCTTGGTATGATACAATCTGAGGACTTTGTCATCTGCCTCTCCAAAAGCGGCAACACCCCAGAGATAAAAGTGCTGGTGCCGCTCCTCAAGCGCAAGGGTGCCCAGCTGGCGGCTCTTGTCTCCAACATAGATTCTTACCTGGCCCAACAGGCAGATTTCGTCCTGAACGCCACCATTGAGAAAGAAGCCTGCCCTAACAATTTAGCGCCTACCACCAGCACCACGGCCCACCTGGCCTTGGCAGATGCGTTGGCCGTTTGCTTGTTAGAAGCAAGAAACTTTAGCAGTGAAGATTTTGGCGCTTTACACCCGGGCGGATCCTTAGGCAAGCGCCTGTATTTGAAAGTAGATGACTTAGTCTTGTTGAACGCCGCTCCCAAAGTGTTGGTAGACGCAGCGCTAAAAGAAATCATCATTGAAATTTCTTCCAAACGACTTGGTGCTACAGCCGTGGTAGACGCGCAGGGAGAATTGGTAGGCATTATTACCGATGGAGATTTGCGCCGCATGCTTTCCAACCATGAAGACCTTAAAGGAATTCATGCCCAGGACATCATGACGCCCTCTCCTCTCACCATTGACGTAGACGCGTACGCCGCCGAAGCGTTGACCATTATGCAACAAAAAAACATTACGCAGCTCATTGTCACTAAATCTGGTACCTTTGTGGGGTTTGTGCATCTGCACGATTTGCTGAAAGAAGGATTAATTTAG
- the recQ gene encoding DNA helicase RecQ, with the protein MLVKQDNFLKNKLKEVFGYSQFRGNQEAIIENIMAGKNTFVIMPTGAGKSLCYQLPALAMEGTAIVISPLIALMKNQVDQLNAFGVNAQFLNSTLTKAEINRVKRETINGDVKLLYVAPESLTKEETLDFLKQANITFVAIDEAHCISEWGHDFRPEYRKIRGIIDSIGNLPIIALTATATPKVQLDIQRNLQMDDASVFKSSFNRTNLYYEVRPKHQTKKQVIKYIKKNKGKSGIIYCLSRKKVEEIAELLKVNDIKALPYHAGLDAPIRMANQDAFLNEEADVIVATIAFGMGIDKPDVRFVIHYDTPKSIEGYYQETGRAGRDGLEGNCLMFYSYDDIVKLEKFSKDKPVTERDNSKLLLQEMASYADSAVCRRRQLLHYFGEMYNKDCGFCDNCVHPKEKFEAEKELILAIKAVQQTKERFPMDHLVHVLMGMKDQYVESYSHDQLEVYGAGKEHDAAYWTSVLRQALLFDYLEKDIENFGTVKISAKGAEYLKKPHPIKFAKDHNFEEEVQQEEEKVETQAAAGHDTVLFDMLKSLRKKMAKELSLPPYVLFQDPSIKEMATTYPTNREDLAHIAGVGMGKVQKFGKPFLDLITKYVEENDIVTAADVVVKTTVNKSKLKIYVIQQIDKKMDLEEIASTKSITMAELIEEIEHICYSGTKLNLDYYINGVLDQERQQEVMDYFMHATTDNMAEAMKELGTDDYTEDDLRLMRIKFLSKYAN; encoded by the coding sequence ATGTTAGTGAAACAAGACAATTTTTTAAAAAACAAATTAAAGGAAGTTTTTGGCTATAGTCAATTCAGGGGCAACCAAGAAGCTATAATTGAGAACATCATGGCAGGCAAGAACACGTTTGTGATCATGCCCACCGGCGCCGGCAAGTCGCTTTGCTACCAGCTGCCCGCGCTGGCTATGGAAGGGACGGCCATCGTCATTTCGCCTTTAATTGCCCTGATGAAGAATCAGGTGGACCAATTGAATGCCTTTGGGGTGAACGCACAGTTCTTGAATTCTACCCTGACCAAGGCAGAGATTAACCGCGTAAAGAGGGAGACCATCAATGGAGATGTGAAGTTGCTGTACGTGGCACCAGAATCACTAACCAAAGAAGAGACCCTGGACTTTTTAAAGCAGGCCAACATCACCTTCGTGGCCATTGACGAGGCGCACTGTATTTCTGAGTGGGGCCATGACTTCAGGCCAGAGTACCGCAAAATCAGAGGCATCATTGACAGCATTGGCAACCTGCCCATCATTGCCCTTACCGCCACGGCCACGCCCAAGGTGCAGCTGGACATCCAGCGCAACCTGCAAATGGACGACGCTTCTGTGTTCAAGTCTTCTTTCAATAGAACCAACCTGTACTACGAGGTGCGCCCTAAGCACCAGACCAAAAAGCAGGTCATCAAATACATCAAGAAAAACAAAGGCAAGAGTGGCATCATCTACTGCCTCAGCCGCAAGAAGGTAGAAGAGATTGCCGAGCTGCTGAAGGTAAATGACATCAAAGCCCTTCCGTACCACGCCGGTCTGGACGCCCCCATCAGGATGGCGAACCAGGATGCGTTTCTGAACGAAGAAGCCGATGTGATTGTGGCCACCATTGCCTTTGGCATGGGCATTGACAAACCAGACGTACGCTTTGTAATCCATTATGACACGCCTAAGTCCATTGAGGGCTACTACCAGGAGACGGGCCGGGCCGGACGTGACGGACTGGAGGGTAACTGCCTCATGTTCTACAGCTATGATGACATTGTCAAGCTGGAGAAGTTCAGCAAGGACAAGCCGGTGACGGAGCGCGACAACTCCAAGTTGTTGCTGCAGGAAATGGCCTCGTATGCAGACTCAGCGGTGTGTAGAAGAAGACAGCTGTTGCATTACTTCGGGGAGATGTACAACAAGGATTGTGGCTTCTGTGACAACTGCGTGCACCCTAAAGAGAAGTTTGAAGCCGAGAAAGAGTTAATCCTAGCCATTAAAGCCGTGCAGCAGACCAAGGAGCGCTTCCCGATGGACCACTTGGTACACGTGCTCATGGGCATGAAAGACCAGTACGTGGAGAGCTACAGCCATGACCAGCTGGAGGTCTACGGAGCCGGCAAGGAGCATGACGCCGCCTACTGGACCTCGGTGCTGCGCCAGGCCTTGTTGTTTGACTACCTGGAGAAAGACATTGAGAACTTCGGGACGGTGAAAATCTCTGCCAAAGGGGCAGAGTACCTCAAGAAGCCGCATCCCATCAAATTCGCGAAAGACCATAACTTTGAGGAAGAGGTACAGCAGGAAGAAGAGAAGGTAGAAACCCAGGCCGCGGCCGGGCATGATACCGTGCTGTTTGATATGCTCAAGTCCCTGCGCAAGAAAATGGCGAAGGAGCTAAGCTTGCCGCCGTACGTGCTCTTCCAGGATCCGTCCATCAAGGAAATGGCCACAACCTATCCCACCAACAGAGAAGACCTGGCGCACATTGCCGGGGTGGGCATGGGCAAGGTGCAGAAGTTTGGCAAGCCGTTCCTGGACCTCATTACCAAATACGTAGAGGAGAACGACATTGTCACCGCCGCCGATGTGGTGGTGAAGACCACCGTCAACAAGTCCAAGCTCAAGATTTACGTGATTCAGCAGATTGACAAGAAAATGGACCTGGAGGAGATTGCCTCTACCAAATCCATCACCATGGCCGAGCTGATTGAGGAGATTGAACACATCTGCTACTCGGGCACCAAGCTCAACCTGGACTACTACATCAACGGAGTTCTGGACCAGGAGCGTCAGCAGGAGGTAATGGACTACTTCATGCACGCCACCACAGACAACATGGCCGAAGCCATGAAAGAACTGGGCACCGATGATTACACCGAGGACGACCTGCGTTTGATGCGCATCAAGTTCTTGTCTAAATATGCCAACTAA